ATCAGACACCCATCTTCCTCCCATTCCTGGTGCAATTAAAGCTAGTTCTTCTGCATGTTCTCCTTGAGAGTGAATATGAGTAGATAAAATTCCTGTTTCATCTTCTGAACGCGTTAAAACAGCTGCTCCTGCTCCATCACCAAAAATAACCGAAACGGCTCTTCCTCTCGTAGTCATGTCCAATCCTGCTGAATGTACTTCTGATCCTACAACCAAAACGGTCTTATACATCCCTGTTTTAATGTATTGATCTGCTACAGATAACGCATAAATAAAACCAGAACACTGCGCTCTAATATCTAAGGCAGCTACGGTATTTAGACCTAATTCTTTTTGTAACATAACACCTGGCCCAGGAAAATAATAATCCGGACTCAGTGTTGCGAATACAACAAAATCAATATCCTTGGCTTCTACTCCTGCTCGCTCCATGGCTTTTCTAGCCGCTTTCACTCCCATTCCTGAAGTAGTATCTTCTTCCAAAACCTTATGTCTACGCTCGTGAATTCCCGTTCTTTCAACGATCCATTCATGGTTTGTATCCATTATTTTTGACAAATCGTCATTGGTTACTACGTTATCGGGCACATAATAACCTAGACCCGAAATCTTTGATCTAAACATATTTATCTGATTTAATTTGTTGAAGCAAAGGTAAGTTTTTTGTGTATTTTAAAAAACATCAACTACAAAAACGATATATTTTATAAATATTCCACGTATATTGCTCAGATAAACTAAAACAAACAAAAAATGAAGATTTTAAAAACTTCTTTATTCTCTCTTTTTTTAATTACATCTATGTTTGCACAAGAAAATGTAACCTACCAAAAGCCTTCGCAAGAAATTTTGCAACTAGCAGAATTTGAACGCGCTCCTTCTATCTTTATGGATAGCAACATGGAGTATATGCTTTTAAGTTACCGCAGCACGTACAAAACATTAGATGATTTAAATGTTGAAGAGATGCGATTAGGTGGTTTACGAATCGATGTAAACACAAACATTTCAAGTACCCTTACGTACATTAACAACCTAAAAGTTAGAAAAGTAAAAGGTCAAACCGAAATTCAGGTGAAAGGATTACCTGCAAACCCTAGAATTTCAAATCTTACTATTTCGCCTGATCAAACGAAAATAGCTTTTACTCATACCACTGCTACGGGTGTTGAACTTTGGGTTGCGGATTTCAAAACGGCAGAAGCTAAAAAACTCACCGAAGCAAATCTAAATGCCAATTTAGGAAATCCTATTACTTGGTTAAAAGACAACCAACAAGTTTTGGTTAGTGTAATACCAGCAAATAGACCTGCTTTAGTAGACACCAAAAAGAATTTACCAACAGGTCCGATTGTTTCGGTTAGTGAAGAAGGGGTTGTTTCTCAAAACAGAACCTATCAAGATCTTTTAAAGAACAAAACGGATGAAGCTAATTTTGAAACGTTAGTTACTTCTGAATTATATCTAGTTGATGTAAATGGAACTAAAAAACTATTCAAAGAGGCAGCGATGTACGCCAGTGAGGCTATTTCTCCTGATGGGAATTACCTAATGCTAACTACATTAGAAAAGCCTTTTTCTTACCTTGTTCCACTGAATCGTTTTCCGATGAAGACAACGATATACAAAATGGATGGAACCTTGGTTAAGGAAGTAAATGATGTACCGCTAAACGAAATCATGCCAAAAGGATTTATGGCCGTAAGAGAAGGAAAGCGAAGCATGCAATGGCGTGGTGATCAACCAGCTACTTTATCGTATGTAGAGGCTTTAGATGGTGGTGATCCGGCAAAAGAAATCGAATACAGAGATGAAGTATTCACTTGGGAAGCTCCGTTTACAGCAGCACCAAAATCTATCGTGAAATTATCACAGCGCTATGCGGGAATTACTTGGGGGAATGACCAAGTGGCTCTTGTAGCAGATCAATGGTATGACACACGTAACATCAGACAATACATCATTAATCCTTCTACTTTCAATACAAATCCTGTAAAAATTGAAGATCGAAACTCACAAGATGTTTACAGTGATCCAGGAACATTTGAAACAAAAAGAAACGAATTTGGTCGCTATACCTTGGCGATTGAAAACAATAAAATGTACTTGATTGGAGAAGGTTATACACCAAAAGGTCAATTCCCTTTTATCGACGAATTTGATTTAGCAACGCTAAAAACAAAACGTTTATATCAATCTACGTATACAACGAAAAAAGAAAGTATTCAATCTATTGAAGATATCAAAAAAGGATTGGTACTTGTTTCAATTCAATCTGCAACAGAGTATCCGAATTACTACTTTAGAAATATCAAGAAGAAAAATGATATTAAACCTATTACCACATTCAAAAATCCTTTTGAGAGTTTAAATGGGGTTTACAAAGAAGTAATTACCTACAAAAGAGAAGATGGTTTAGAACTATCCGGTACTTTGTATTTACCTGCGAATTACGACAGAAAGAACAAAACCGAGAAATTACCTTTATTAATTTGGGCTTATCCAACGGAATATAAAGACAAAAATAGTGCTGGACAGGTAACGTCTAATTCAAGCGAATTTACGTTTCCATACTATGGATCATTTGTATATTGGGTAACGAAAGGGTATGCGGTATTGGATGATGCAGCTTTCCCAATTGTAGGAGAAGGAACAGAGGAACCTAATGACACGTATATTGAGCAATTAGTTGCCAATGGTAAAGCAGCTATTGATGCTGTTGATGCTTTAGGTTATATTGATCGTTCAAAAGTGGGAGTTGGAGGACACTCGTATGGGGCGTTTATGACGGCTAACTTATTGACACATTCTGATTTATTTGCTGTTGGAATTGCAAGAAGTGGGGCGTACAACAGAACGTTAACTCCTTTTGGATTCCAAACAGAACAACGCAACTATTGGGAAGTACCGCAAGTATACAATACCATGTCTCCTTTCATGAATGCAGATAAAATGAAAACACCTATGTTGTTAGTACACGGAGAAGCTGATAACAACCCTGGGACATTTACCCTGCAAACAGAACGCTATTTCCAAGCATTAAAAGGATTAGGAGCACCTGTACGTATGGTAATTCTACCGAAAGAAAGCCACAGTTATGTTGCCAAAGAAAACATTTTACATTTATTATGGGAACAAGATCAGTTCTTAGAAAAATATCTTAAATAAAAAAAAGCCCCTATAATAGGGGCTTTTTTTTATTTAAGATATACAGATTTACTCATCAACGCGGTCAATTTTCGCACCTAATGCACGTAAACGCTCGTCTATTCTTTCGTACCCGCGATCAATTTGATCGATATTTTGAATCACACTTGTTCCTTGTGCAGATAAAGCTGCAATTAACAACGAAATTCCCGCGCGAATATCTGGTGAAGACATGCGTGTTGCTTTCAATTGTGATTTAAAATCATGTCCAATAACAACTGCTCGGTGTGGATCACATAGGATAATTTTCGCTCCCATATCGATTAATTTATCCACAAAGAACAAACGGCTTTCAAACATCTTTTGATGAATTAACACCTCTCCTCTTGCTTGTGTTGCAACAACCAAAATCACACTCAATAAATCGGGTGTTAGTCCTGGCCATGGTGCATCTGCAATAGTTAAGATAGAACCATCAATAAAACTTTGTATTTCGTATCCTTGCGTATGAGCAGGAATATAGATATCGTCTCCTCTTTTTTCTAACTGAATTCCCAATCTCTTGAATGTATTTGGAATAACACCTAAATGCTCCCATCCTACATTTTTAATGGTTAATTCACTTTTAGTCATGGCAGCTAATCCGATCCAAGAACCAATTTCAATCATATCCGGTAAGATACGATGATCGCATCCTGTTAGTGTTTCCACCCCTTCAATAGTCAAGAAATTAGATCCAACACCTGAAATTTTCGCTCCCATGCTATTCAGCATTTTACAAAGCTGTTGCAAGTAAGGCTCACAAGCGGCATTGTAAATTGTTGTTGTTCCTTTAGCTAAAACAGCTGCCATTACGATATTAGCTGTTCCTGTAACAGAAGCTTCTTCCAATAGCATATCCGCTCCCACTAACTGCTCTGCTTCTACACCGTAGAAATGCTCTTCTCTATTATATCTAAATGTCGCACCTAGCTTGATAAATCCTTCAAAATGCGTATCCAAACGACGTCTTCCAATTTTATCTCCTCCTGGTTTTGGGATATACCCTTTTCCAAAGCGCCCTAAAAGTGGGCCTACCATCATGATCGATCCTCGCAAAGCCTTTCCGCCTGCTTTAAAGTCATCCGAAGTTAAATAATCTAGATTTAGATTATCCGCTTGAAAAGACATTTTATTCGGAGCTAATCGTTCGATTTTCACTCCTAAAGATTCCAATAATTCAATTAATTTATTGACATCAATAATATCTGGAATATTGGAAATTACTACTTTTTCATTTGTTAACAACACCGCACAAAGTACTTGTAATGCTTCATTTTTAGCGCCTTGTGCATGTACCTCACCTTTTAATTGGTGACCTCCTTCAATTCTAAATGTACTCATTGCTTTTTACCTTTTGCTTGATAATTGTGCTTGCTATACTTTTTGTTGTTATTCCCTTTTTGATTATTTGTATTACTCGGACTGTTGTTGTTCGAATAATTACTTTTATTAGATTGTTTACGATTCACCTGAATCAGGTTAGCCGTAGTAGATAACTCTTCTTCTTGTTTAGATAGATTGATTTTTCCTCCTGAAAGTTCACTAAGATGTTCAAAGATTACTTCATCCTTCACATTGTCTTTGTTCCAGCTTAAGTAACTTTTTTTCATGTGATTCGCAATAACAATAATCAGTGCATCTCTCATTTCGCCTTCTTCGAATTTCAACGCTTCCTCAATCATACTTTTGATGTTATTGCCATAATAGCGATAGCTCAATTGTTTCTTTGGATAAGGTAGAATTTCTGGTTTTGCATACACCGTTTCTCTCGTCGCAATAGGAAATGGACAATCAACATCTAACTTAAAGTCAGAAATCATAAAAAGCTGATCCCATAATTTATGCTGAAAATCAGGAACATCACGTAAATGCGGGTTCATATCCCCCATCACGCGAATGGCATAATTTGCCGCCTTATTACGCTCTTCTTTATCTTCCATCACGGCAATTTGCTCAATCATTATTTGAAGATGACGACCATAATCGGGAATTACTAATTTATTGGTGGCTGTATTATAGCCCAAGTGTGTTACTGCTTCTGCGGAGTTAAATTTCATCTAATTGGTGTTTACAAAGTTTGGCTATCTGCCTGAGCTATAAAAATATAAAACTTTCTAGGATAAAGCAATTTTTATAGTGATAATAACCCTTCAATAGTTGATAGTTCAATATACTTATCAACGATAGCTTGTGCACTAGTCATATGCACTTTTATCGATACACTGGTAAAAGTACCTTTACTAGAATTTCTGAAGTTAATCACGGGATTCATCTCGTCAAAAGCACGTTCAATTTGAGCGATTTTACTCTCGTCCGCAGGAACAATAAATTTAAATAAATATTCATTTGGCCAAGTTCTCTCAAACTCCAACTTTTCTTTCAAGTTTTCGTAAAATTCTTTCGTCTTAGTATCCATACATTCTTTTGATGCAAATATAAGCATTTTCTACCTTTTTATTAGAGATTGGAAATGAGAAAGTGGAAAAGGGAAATGAGTGAAGGTTATGGGTGAGGTGGTGAGATGGTGAGATGGTGAGGCGATGAGGTGGTGAAATCGGAACGCAGTGAAAATCGGAACGAAGTGTAGATTCATCGAACACAAAAACAAAATAGCAACTCGGTGAGATATATTCATCGAATACGCAAACAAATATAAACCCATGAGATAGATGATGAGGTGGTGAGGTGGTGAGGTGGTGAAAAAAAACGTAGTGGCAAATGGCAATTTGCCAAGTAACTAGAAAAAAAAATAAATTTTCAATTAAAAACAGAGTACCTTCTTTAATCGATCAAACCCACGATTTCACAAACTTCACAAAGAGTACCTCTTTCTTTTTTAAAGGGTAAAAAAGAAACAAAAACCCCTTCAACTAACCCAAATAAAGGTCAAATTAGTTTTCAAGTCTGAAAATAAAAGAACTCGCTACGCTCAAACACCTTTTATTTTTACAGCCTTTTCAAACATTTGACGCTCTTTATTTGACTTACGTTGGGGCTAAATTGTCTTTTGTAAAGGTGTTTTGCGCTTTTATGCAACATTTCTATTTAATCGATAAACTTCACAAAAAAGCAACCTACGATTTCACAACTTCACAAAGAACAAACCTCACTTACCTTTCATAGGAGGTTGCTTAGACTATACAGGGACTATGCTTGGACTATACTTGGACATTCCTTCGACAAAAATCCCTTTTTTCCTAGGAAACTCGAAGGAATGTCCAAGGAAAGTCGAAGGAATGCCCGAGAAATGTAGAAGGAAAGCTAAAGTAGAGTTGTTTGCGAGGTTGTAAAATTTATGGATTAAATAAGATTTGTTTTCCATCAGAAATTGCTGTCCAAGAAATTCTTTTTTGATGCACTCTTAATCAAATATAGATTATCGAGATTAAACGAATTATCCGGTTACTTGGCAAATTGCCATTTGCCCCTACAGTTTTTTTACCACCTCATCACCTCCCGCCTCACCTTCTCATCGTCTCATCGTCTCACCCCCATTTTAACCTTCTCTTAATAATAAAGAATCCTCGAAAAGGCATGCTATCCCAACTTTTTATTATACTTTTGCCCCTTTCCTATTTTTACGTAGAAATGAATACAAAACTCGTTTTAATAATCGGTGGCCCAGGATCTGGTAAGACAACTATTATCAATGAATTAACTGATAGAGGTTACATCTGCTATCCTGAAATATCAAGAGAAGTTACAAAGAAAGCACAAGAGAAAGGGATTGATCAACTTTTTTTAACGGAACCTTTGCTATTTAGTCAACTTTTACTAGAAGGTAGAATTGATCAACATAAAAATGCAGTCGAAGAAGAAGCTCCTATTGTCTTTATCGATCGTGGGATTCCTGATGTACTAGCATATATGCATTACAAAGGAGATGCCTATCCTGAAAGCTTTGATTTAGCTTGTAAAAATCACTTGTATCATCAAATTTTCCTATTACCGCCTTGGGAGAATATCTATATTAGTGATGAGCAACGTTATGAATCATTTGAACAAGCCAATTTAATTCACCGTTACTTGGTTGATACCTATAAAAGTTATGGTTATGATTTAATCGAAGTTCCCAGAGAACCAATCATTAAAAGAGTCGAATTTATCTTAGATCGAGTATAATATAAAAAAGGATTGTTGTAGCAATCCTTTTTACATTTTTGACTACCTTAGTCGAAAGCAAAACCCCTGTTTCAATGACTAAAAAACCGATCGATTTACTTCAACACTATTGGAAACACAGTTCTTTTCGTGAACCACAAGAAGCCATTATCGAATCTGTTTTACAAGGAAAAGACACCTTTGCTTTATTGCCAACAGGCGGTGGAAAGAGCGTCTGTTTTCAGATTCCAGCACTACTCCTACCTGGTACTTGTTTGGTTATTTCGCCTCTAGTTGCCTTAATGCAAGACCAAGTCAACAATTTGAATGCATTAGGGATCAAAGCGGCTGCCATTATTGGAGGTACATCCTTAACGGATATTGATGCGATTCTGGACAACTGTTTGTATGGAGAATATAAATTACTCTATATCTCCCCAGAGCGATTGGAACAAACGTGGTTACTGGAGCGAATTGAAAATTTAAAAATAAGTTTGCTTGCTGTAGATGAAGCGCATTGTATTTCACAATGGGGGCATGACTTCCGTCCTGCTTATCTCAAGATTAATCAATTGCGCAAGCTATTCCCGAGCATTCCAGTAATTGCCTTAACGGGATCTGCCAACCAACGCGTTATCCATGATATTTGCACCAATCTCG
The window above is part of the Myroides odoratus DSM 2801 genome. Proteins encoded here:
- a CDS encoding 3-oxoacyl-ACP synthase III family protein, whose product is MFRSKISGLGYYVPDNVVTNDDLSKIMDTNHEWIVERTGIHERRHKVLEEDTTSGMGVKAARKAMERAGVEAKDIDFVVFATLSPDYYFPGPGVMLQKELGLNTVAALDIRAQCSGFIYALSVADQYIKTGMYKTVLVVGSEVHSAGLDMTTRGRAVSVIFGDGAGAAVLTRSEDETGILSTHIHSQGEHAEELALIAPGMGGRWVSDILKDNDPDDLSYMPHMNGQFVFKNAVVRFSEVIMEGLEANKLQVSDIDMLIPHQANLRISQFIQQKFGLSDDQVFNNIQKYGNTTAASVPIALTEAWEEGKIKTGDVVVLAAFGSGFTWGSVVLKW
- a CDS encoding DUF493 family protein, with translation MDTKTKEFYENLKEKLEFERTWPNEYLFKFIVPADESKIAQIERAFDEMNPVINFRNSSKGTFTSVSIKVHMTSAQAIVDKYIELSTIEGLLSL
- a CDS encoding S9 family peptidase; the encoded protein is MKILKTSLFSLFLITSMFAQENVTYQKPSQEILQLAEFERAPSIFMDSNMEYMLLSYRSTYKTLDDLNVEEMRLGGLRIDVNTNISSTLTYINNLKVRKVKGQTEIQVKGLPANPRISNLTISPDQTKIAFTHTTATGVELWVADFKTAEAKKLTEANLNANLGNPITWLKDNQQVLVSVIPANRPALVDTKKNLPTGPIVSVSEEGVVSQNRTYQDLLKNKTDEANFETLVTSELYLVDVNGTKKLFKEAAMYASEAISPDGNYLMLTTLEKPFSYLVPLNRFPMKTTIYKMDGTLVKEVNDVPLNEIMPKGFMAVREGKRSMQWRGDQPATLSYVEALDGGDPAKEIEYRDEVFTWEAPFTAAPKSIVKLSQRYAGITWGNDQVALVADQWYDTRNIRQYIINPSTFNTNPVKIEDRNSQDVYSDPGTFETKRNEFGRYTLAIENNKMYLIGEGYTPKGQFPFIDEFDLATLKTKRLYQSTYTTKKESIQSIEDIKKGLVLVSIQSATEYPNYYFRNIKKKNDIKPITTFKNPFESLNGVYKEVITYKREDGLELSGTLYLPANYDRKNKTEKLPLLIWAYPTEYKDKNSAGQVTSNSSEFTFPYYGSFVYWVTKGYAVLDDAAFPIVGEGTEEPNDTYIEQLVANGKAAIDAVDALGYIDRSKVGVGGHSYGAFMTANLLTHSDLFAVGIARSGAYNRTLTPFGFQTEQRNYWEVPQVYNTMSPFMNADKMKTPMLLVHGEADNNPGTFTLQTERYFQALKGLGAPVRMVILPKESHSYVAKENILHLLWEQDQFLEKYLK
- the murA gene encoding UDP-N-acetylglucosamine 1-carboxyvinyltransferase; this encodes MSTFRIEGGHQLKGEVHAQGAKNEALQVLCAVLLTNEKVVISNIPDIIDVNKLIELLESLGVKIERLAPNKMSFQADNLNLDYLTSDDFKAGGKALRGSIMMVGPLLGRFGKGYIPKPGGDKIGRRRLDTHFEGFIKLGATFRYNREEHFYGVEAEQLVGADMLLEEASVTGTANIVMAAVLAKGTTTIYNAACEPYLQQLCKMLNSMGAKISGVGSNFLTIEGVETLTGCDHRILPDMIEIGSWIGLAAMTKSELTIKNVGWEHLGVIPNTFKRLGIQLEKRGDDIYIPAHTQGYEIQSFIDGSILTIADAPWPGLTPDLLSVILVVATQARGEVLIHQKMFESRLFFVDKLIDMGAKIILCDPHRAVVIGHDFKSQLKATRMSSPDIRAGISLLIAALSAQGTSVIQNIDQIDRGYERIDERLRALGAKIDRVDE
- a CDS encoding DUF4290 domain-containing protein, giving the protein MKFNSAEAVTHLGYNTATNKLVIPDYGRHLQIMIEQIAVMEDKEERNKAANYAIRVMGDMNPHLRDVPDFQHKLWDQLFMISDFKLDVDCPFPIATRETVYAKPEILPYPKKQLSYRYYGNNIKSMIEEALKFEEGEMRDALIIVIANHMKKSYLSWNKDNVKDEVIFEHLSELSGGKINLSKQEEELSTTANLIQVNRKQSNKSNYSNNNSPSNTNNQKGNNNKKYSKHNYQAKGKKQ
- a CDS encoding AAA family ATPase, whose protein sequence is MNTKLVLIIGGPGSGKTTIINELTDRGYICYPEISREVTKKAQEKGIDQLFLTEPLLFSQLLLEGRIDQHKNAVEEEAPIVFIDRGIPDVLAYMHYKGDAYPESFDLACKNHLYHQIFLLPPWENIYISDEQRYESFEQANLIHRYLVDTYKSYGYDLIEVPREPIIKRVEFILDRV